The Gallus gallus isolate bGalGal1 chromosome 33, bGalGal1.mat.broiler.GRCg7b, whole genome shotgun sequence genomic sequence CGGGAtgtgaggggcagccccacagacagcagggctgcagctccgtgtGGCAGTTGGGCTTTTGGTTCCTGCACccctcctgtgtgcagggctgctctctgggatcCAGAGGAGGTGAGAGATGAGATCAATGATATTCTGATGATTTCTTTATTGATTCAAAGAGCTGGGTTACTTTTGTCCATTAGGATTGACAGCCAGAGgacaaaggtagaaaataaagaagaaatgtgatgaacaGTACTGATTCATTGGAATTAGAATTACCATAGGAACAACAAAGAGGGAGTGAGGGCAAAAGAGATGACATAAAGGCTGTCTgagcttttccattttactgATGCTGAAGCAATATTTGTCCAAAGAGTTTCCTGAGAGTTTGCTTGATctccttgttcctcatgctgtagacGATGGGGTTCATGACTGGAGGTACCACCGTGTATAACACTGCCACCACCAGATCCAcggatggggaggagatggaggggggcttcaggtaggcaaacatGCAAGTGCTGATGAACAGGGAaaccacggccaggtgagggaggcatgtggagaaggctttgtgccgtccctgctcagagggcatcctcagcacagtcctgaagatctgcacgtaggacacaacaatgaaggCAAAACACCCAAAAAAGATAAAGATACTAAATATGATAAGCCCAAATTCCTTGAGGTAAGCACCAGAGCAGGAaagcttgaggatctgggggatttcacagaagaactgatctacagcattgccttggcacagaggcagggaaaatatagtggcagtgtgcagcaaagcatggagaagcccagtgccccaggcagctgctgccatggtggcacaagctctgctgtccAGCAGGGTCctgtagtgcaggggcttgcagatggcaacgtagcggtcataggacatgatggtgagaagggaatactctgctgagaacaaaaatgaaaagaaaaagacctgagcagcacatcctgtgtaggagatggccctggtgtcccagagggcattggccatggctttggggagagtggtggagatgcagcccaggtcgaggagggcgaggttgaggaggaagaagtacatgggggtgtgcaggcggtggtcgcaggctacggctgtgctgatgaggccgttgcccaggagggcagccaggtagatgcccagcaagagccagaagtgcaggagctgcagctgccgcgtgtctgccaacaccaggaggaggaactcgctgatggagctgctgttgggcatctgggACTTCTGGGCACCAGGACCTGTCCAAGGAGTACAAAGGTTCAAGTCTGAgatttctgtgtggaaaatgttCATGCAATCACAATGTTGTGAACTACATTTCATGATGCTGAGTTTGCCTGGTGGGCTTCtgcactttttctctcaaggaaACAGTCTTGTCCCCGTAGATACAGGGAAATGTGGTGTTTGTGTGAGGGCaagttttctttacaaaatggGTCAGATGAAGTAACTTCTAATAGAGAGGTGCTTGTAAGCATCTGTGAGCTCAAAGCCAGAAATATGTgggtcataaaaataaatttgagtgaaattttttctgttctccctcCTTTCGCTCAGTGTGTCCATGGAGTGTTTGCTGAATTGTGTAATTCTGAGTGCTTCTGGTGCTCTCAGTATGAATGACTATGAGACCTAAGAGGCAAAGGGATTCACAGCTGCTTGGTGCAGAGTAAGTGGAGATGGTTGGGCATGTTTCTAATTGCTCTGAGCTTGTCAAGTTAGAAGATGGAGAATGATTGCACCCCCATAACACTGTGAAAAGAAGTCAGACCCTGATGAGAGCAGGGGAATCTACTTCCCATCACTAAGTAGTCAGCATTTCTCAATGTACTTCAGCAATGCCTCATCACCATACAACATGCAAACAACACCTCATATTCATTTCACCAACCTCACAGCATTTCCTTGCATGTAGAAGCTCCCTGCTGTTGACAGCCCCTTTtagatttctgcctccagtcTTTTTCCCATCCCTAAGATTAGAAAAAAGACAatccctgccttgcctctcctcaTACAGAGTGTCCTTGGAAACATTCTGGGGTGCAGCGTAGCTGTGacccccctgccccaggcagcagctgtggcagcagaaggcccctgccctgccggggggctccttccccccacacgtctccccgcagcgccctgggcagctccccgggcaggctgagtgctgagcctggcaggcggcagagtccctgccccggcacacagcccctggggcacagcagggaccctgctctgcaccacagccctgggcacccggctgcacccccggctgcacagcctgcagccatcctcggacacgcagccctcagggctgtgctctgacagtgaagcactgaagccttcagctggagcagctctttctccacagtaaagaaacatggAGCACCTTCAGCCAGATATGTAATGGGATGTCCCAGAGTTAGTGATCCCTCcagaaaaatcagagcaattGCCTGGAGCGAaagacttaccttgtcaaggATAGTGAAAAATGCACCTCCAGTGAGCTTCTCATCCTGCTATTGTGCCACACAACATCTaaactttcttccttctctcctccccatctccggatggtcatggccccagccctgcagtgtgctgctgaggagctgctcctgggcacagctgtctctctgcagcactgcccacttatatcagctccctgtgtctcaggagcccagcccagatgagcagcaggggaggtgatttccttctccccacagctctccctggagatatcccTGGCCCTCCTGTGCTGACAGCTACGGCAAGACAGCACAGTCATCACCGCAGAATGTACTTCCAAGTCAGATCCATTAATCAACACGTCCAGAGGATTCCAAACTCGTGGATGTTCCTAACAAAAGAAGTTTGACCATAAGAGAAGCAAATGCCAAATCTGGAAACATCTGCTCATGACCcgtaacaaaaatgacaaacagaCAAAGACAAGGTGGGGTGGACTTCCCCTGTTCTGGGCAGtggtagagctgaggcagtgcaggcataaCGTTATTGGATCACAgcatggcttaggttggaggggactttaaaGTGAACCTAGTTCCAAGCTCCCAgtcatgggcagggctgccaatcaccatatcaggctgcccaggatcccatccatcctgaccttgaatgcctccagggatgc encodes the following:
- the LOC107049240 gene encoding olfactory receptor 14J1-like — encoded protein: MPNSSSISEFLLLVLADTRQLQLLHFWLLLGIYLAALLGNGLISTAVACDHRLHTPMYFFLLNLALLDLGCISTTLPKAMANALWDTRAISYTGCAAQVFFFSFLFSAEYSLLTIMSYDRYVAICKPLHYRTLLDSRACATMAAAAWGTGLLHALLHTATIFSLPLCQGNAVDQFFCEIPQILKLSCSGAYLKEFGLIIFSIFIFFGCFAFIVVSYVQIFRTVLRMPSEQGRHKAFSTCLPHLAVVSLFISTCMFAYLKPPSISSPSVDLVVAVLYTVVPPVMNPIVYSMRNKEIKQTLRKLFGQILLQHQ